The stretch of DNA TTGGCGGCGGACTGAAAAGCCATGAAGATGTGCGAATTGCCTTTGAATCGGGTGCTTCACAAATCACAGGAGGAACGATTGCGGTCAAAAACCAATCGATATTTTTGGAGTGGTTGGAAGAATATGGCAGCGAAAAAATCATTTTGGGTGCAGATGTTCGCAATGCCCAAATTGCAGTAGGTGGCTGGCAAGAACAAACGAATTTAGACTTGTTTGATTTTCTTCAATTTTTTACAGACAAAGGGATTCAATATGTAATTTGTACCGACATCAGCAAAGACGGAATGATGGAAGGGCCTGCCTTCAAATTGTACCAACAAATTTTGGCGCAATTCCCTCAATTGAAGTTGATTGCAAGTGGTGGGGTATCGAATCAAGAAGATATTGACCGATTGGAGAAAATGAATTTGTATGGAATTATTGTAGGAAAAGCTATTTATGAAGGGAAAGTGGAGCTTGGGTAATGCATAAAAAGTAATGACAACCAAAAACTTAACACAACCAAAAACATGCTCGCAAAAAGAATCATCCCCTGCCTCGACATCAAAGACGGACGTACCGTCAAAGGAATCAATTTTGTAAACCTGCGAGATGCGGGCGACCCCGTAGAGTTGGGGCAACGATACAGCGAAGAAGGGGCGGACGAGTTGGTGTTTTTGGACATCACCGCTACCCACGAAAAGCGCAAAACCCTTGCAGCTTTGGCCAAATCTATTGCCCAACACCTCAACATTCCTTTTACAATAGGTGGAGGAATAGGCTCAGTCGAAGATGTGGATGCACTATTAGCCGTTGGAGCTGACAAAATTTCGGTCAATTCAGCAGCCTTTCGCCGTCCTGATTTGATTGACGATTTGGCAAAAAACTTTGGAAATCAGTGCATTGTGGTGGCCATTGACGCAAAAGAAGTGGAAGATGAATGGATGGTGTATTTGAGTGGTGGACGGGTCGCTACGGATAAAAAACTCTTGGACTGGGCGAAGGAAGCGGAGAGTCGAGGAGCGGGTGAAATCCTATTTACCTCCATGAATCACGATGGCACGAAGCAGGGTTTTGCCAATGATGCCCTGCGAATGTTGTCCGAAAATCTATCCATTCCCATCATTGCATCTGGTGGCGCAGGCACGATGGAGCATTTTTATGATACCTTCACCGAAGGAAAAGCCGATGCAGCTTTAGCGGCAAGTATTTTTCACTTTAGAGAGATTCCGATTGTAGGATTGAAGGAATATTTGAAGGAGAGGGGGATTGCAGTGAGGTTGTAGCTTTGATGGTGAACAGACCTCATTTTACTTTCTGATTAAAGGCTTATTGTTTGTTTTGGGTTGGGTGTTTCTTCAAAAGAATGTATCTTTGGAAGAAGCTAAATATTTTGAAGGATGCGAATATTTGATTTGAAAATGAAAGGTGTTGGTCCTTTTAAGGAAGAGTACCTACAATTTATTGGTGAACAAGACAATCCAGAGAAACCTCCTGTAGTGATTATTACGGGAGAAAACGGAACAGGAAAAACGATTGTTTTGGATGCGATTCGAGGGCTTTTGTTTGGAGCTTATCAATATGTGGGCAGAGATATTTTTAATGGAGTAGAAATTATACTATCTTCCAAAATTGCTATTGATAATCAAGAAGAACAAGTTAGTTTCACCGGAATACATTCTCATAACAGGGATAATCGATTTTTTACTAATGCACAAACGCTAAATAAAAGTTTTGCAGATAATCAAGCTCCATTTGTAAATGTAGTAGTGAACTATTGGCTTTCAAATTTGGCAACAGATAGTTTTGACATAAAAAATATTGTTGCACCTGATATCAAAACGTATTTGACAGGTGCTTTAAGTGGTCATCATAAAAATATTTCCGTCACTCAATTGATTTGCTATTTCGACTATTTGAGAGGAAGTGAAGCAAAAACGGAAAAAAGATTAGGCGAATTTTTGTACCAAAAATTGAAGGAAATCATAAGACTTAGCTTGAACAACGGCAAGTTGGCGTATGTCTCTCGCTCTGATTTAATGCCCATTATTGAACAAAATGGAAAAGAAGTTGCTTTAGACAAACTAAGCAGTGGCAATTTATATCTCATCCAACGAATGGTTGCACTTTTGGGGCAAATGCACGCTGTCAATAGATTAAGCAACTTACCAATCGAAACACTTTGTGAAACACCAGGTCTTTTACTCATTGACGAAGCTGAAAACCACCTTCACCCCAAATGGCAAAAAACCTTTATCCGCAATATCTTAGAAATTTTCCCAAACCTTCAAATCATCCTAACAACACACTCTCCTTTTATTGTTTCTTCGGTCGAAAATGCCAAAGTCTTTGTGTGTGAGGCAAGGCACGACCATTGTGTAATCGAAGATGCAACAGAAGAATATGCCAACAAACCTGTTGAAGAAATTCTTTTGTCAGCACTATTTGGTGAAACTTTACCCTTCAATGAAACCATTTCTGAACTTTTAGATAAGCGCAAAAAAGCGATTGGAGCGGGAAACCACTCATTAAGGAAAAAAATTGAAAGCCAATTGCAAAGCATCAATCCTCAATACTTTGCCTATTTTGATGTGGATAATTTATTGGAGCAATTAACTACCAAAAACTAAGAAATGAGATACATCAAACGACTTAAAAAGCCAGATAATTTGGAGAAGAAGGAAAAAGAGTGGACAGATAAATTTATAGTAAGTGGAAAGGATCGTCCCGATAGTTCAAAATATGCGCATCGAAAAATAAGGGATATTTTGCTAGCAATGAGTCACTCAAAATGTTTTTACTGTGAGCAAAAATTGAAGGGTCGCAGAAAAGAAGTTGACCACTATATTGAGGTGGTAGAAAGAAAAGACTTGGCATTTAACTGGGAAAATTTGTATTTGACTTGTGATCACTGCAATGGAAAAATACCAAACAAAAGTATTTCTGCGATAGAAACATTGAATCCATGTGGTGATTTGGATGAGGTGATACAGAAACATCTTGGTTTTGAGGATGAAATTATTTTAGCTAAAAATAATTCTACCAAAGGCAATAAAACTATTCAAAAATACCGATTGAGTGCAGAAAGAT from Chitinophagales bacterium encodes:
- the hisA gene encoding 1-(5-phosphoribosyl)-5-[(5-phosphoribosylamino)methylideneamino]imidazole-4-carboxamide isomerase — translated: MIIPAIDIINGQCVRLTQGDYEQKKVYNANPLEVAEQFEAAGITRLHLVDLDGAKAQHIVNHKVLEQIATHTKLQIDFGGGLKSHEDVRIAFESGASQITGGTIAVKNQSIFLEWLEEYGSEKIILGADVRNAQIAVGGWQEQTNLDLFDFLQFFTDKGIQYVICTDISKDGMMEGPAFKLYQQILAQFPQLKLIASGGVSNQEDIDRLEKMNLYGIIVGKAIYEGKVELG
- the hisF gene encoding imidazole glycerol phosphate synthase subunit HisF, encoding MLAKRIIPCLDIKDGRTVKGINFVNLRDAGDPVELGQRYSEEGADELVFLDITATHEKRKTLAALAKSIAQHLNIPFTIGGGIGSVEDVDALLAVGADKISVNSAAFRRPDLIDDLAKNFGNQCIVVAIDAKEVEDEWMVYLSGGRVATDKKLLDWAKEAESRGAGEILFTSMNHDGTKQGFANDALRMLSENLSIPIIASGGAGTMEHFYDTFTEGKADAALAASIFHFREIPIVGLKEYLKERGIAVRL
- a CDS encoding AAA family ATPase, with translation MRIFDLKMKGVGPFKEEYLQFIGEQDNPEKPPVVIITGENGTGKTIVLDAIRGLLFGAYQYVGRDIFNGVEIILSSKIAIDNQEEQVSFTGIHSHNRDNRFFTNAQTLNKSFADNQAPFVNVVVNYWLSNLATDSFDIKNIVAPDIKTYLTGALSGHHKNISVTQLICYFDYLRGSEAKTEKRLGEFLYQKLKEIIRLSLNNGKLAYVSRSDLMPIIEQNGKEVALDKLSSGNLYLIQRMVALLGQMHAVNRLSNLPIETLCETPGLLLIDEAENHLHPKWQKTFIRNILEIFPNLQIILTTHSPFIVSSVENAKVFVCEARHDHCVIEDATEEYANKPVEEILLSALFGETLPFNETISELLDKRKKAIGAGNHSLRKKIESQLQSINPQYFAYFDVDNLLEQLTTKN
- a CDS encoding HNH endonuclease, whose translation is MRYIKRLKKPDNLEKKEKEWTDKFIVSGKDRPDSSKYAHRKIRDILLAMSHSKCFYCEQKLKGRRKEVDHYIEVVERKDLAFNWENLYLTCDHCNGKIPNKSISAIETLNPCGDLDEVIQKHLGFEDEIILAKNNSTKGNKTIQKYRLSAERLDLLRAKELQKFSNVLIHILKQQIIEGRESMTEAEINLLKRFAQNDHSFSLMFKTLLEKYDIK